The DNA sequence gttacattttgagattttattacattttatcgTAAATTTTCATTTCGATCCAGGTAGATTCACATTGTAACAACATTTCACTTATATACATTTCTGTTAACttgttacatttacatttgaatACCCCATCATCGTCCATCtatcagcaaataaaaaaaagacatgagtTTTACAAGCAGATTTTGAAAGGTAAGACTAATGCATGGATAAGTATAGGCATTGCGTAGCCTGGTGGTTAGTGTCTTGAGATCAATATGATAGTATCCAAACAGTAATATACACACAATCcctacattttttattcaaactcAGCAAGATGTCTATTTAATCGCTTAGAATTAGTCAGTAACGGTCTGATAGcgttttatttgtatgttttggcTGTAAACATCTcttaaaacataatttactgtgATCACGTAGGTTCAAGAATGCACACACAACTACATTAGAAGCAAAGTTTGATGCAATTCAAATTTGCATTGCAATTCTGCTCTTTTTGCCTGCAACAAGTTTAGACGTGCATTCTTAtaaatttgttacatttttgtgaTCGGTAGGAAAAATCATTGACACTTTAAGTGTTACTATTTTATGGACTTGTAGTccaaaattacatattttaaaattgagtaAAGAGCTCCACGTCCAAGTGCAGGTTGAATCTCAGTGCCTTTTCACTTTCCCACCATGTAGTAAGTGGTCCATCGGGCGAGAAGCAAGGCACCGAAAAGCACAGTGTAGCTGAAGAGGACAAATTTGAGGATTTCCCTGAATGTCCGCAGGAAGCGGAGAAACAAAGGCTCAGAATCAAGATGCACCTGCTGTGTCTTGTGCCTGGGAGCAGCAAGAGTCAGGTGTCCAATGTTCTCACCTCGTCCCATtctgcaaacacacacttgtCACTATACAatataatgaagaaaaaaaagtatatttcaagCCACTGTATTAGAGGACACACTCTTATGTTGACAACTGTTAAATAATTTATCTACAAGTTGCACTAAAAGGTTTCAGTATTGATTTTAATTCCACAAACAACATAGCCTCTTCAGTCATTAGTTCAGCTCTCACAAATCCGTTCTTAAAATATTCacacttaaaaagaaaatgccataactaaaatatgcacaataacattaaaacattcatttacattttttttatagaacagGAAAATGTAAACCACTAGTAGAAGTTACAAATTAAGTAAATTCTAAGAAGTATTAAAAGatttaaattttcaaaatgcaCAAGTATTATTTCTAAATAAGAGAcacttttaaaatattgtactgtTTATTCATCATCATAAAGCTACAGTATATGCTGTTAAATCTTAATCCAGCAAATGGTAAACAAAtcaaatattcatcaaaatgaaaCCACACAAACACCCACAAGGAGCAGTCATTACGATTGTAGGGAATAAAAGCTTTAGAACTCATACCTTGATGCTGTTGCAACAGGACCGGCGCTGTTCACAGGGTGGGCTGGTACACTTCTGGCCGTGAAGTTGGCTGGTGCAACCTCGAGCCTTTCAACTCCCAGCTGAGGAGGAGCCAAAGACAAGAACCGATCACAAGGATCTTATTCCCCTGGGATTGATCCTAATGGTAGTTATGCCTCCTGTGCACCTGCTCCTCAGACAGACACACCCTAGTATAATATAAAACCCATCACGCAAATCTTGCTCATAAATCTAATTAGAAATAAGAAATAAACATGGCTTTAACCATGAAGAGTACACTGAGTAAGTCCTGTCAGCAGGTTGCCCTGTTTGTACTGTAAAGACAAGAGACGCTATTGACTGAAGACCTAAAACCCTGCTGCCGCACAGTTATTCTCTGCCGGAACATTGAGCAAATGGCCTCCTAATTCAATCAGTGTCCTGTGCTGTCAAATGATAGGATGCTGAGGCCTGAGCTCTCCAGACGGCGGAGGAGCATTATCGGCTGATTAGGAGGCCTGTTACTGCACTAATTGCTCTTTCCGAGGGCTGGGCCAGTGCTGACAGCTACGTACACTCCTTCCTCCCTTATCGAAATCTTCTGTTAAAAAAGGATGCATTCACGTCAGTAGCAACAGTAGTGATAACCGGATTAACTTCATGATTTAGTTAATATATTCGTCTTGGAAGGGGAAAACATAGACTGTACACAATAAAATTGTTGCTTTTTCACTaacaagcccaggatctttgagttcttggttgtaaaagttccgcagggaatttgtaattgtgtttccacagcgtctTAAGCGTTCTTggtaatttattcaaatgagtttgggtaatttattcaaatgagtttgatgacgtatcAGTTTGATGAGCCCAGCCGACGTAAAATCAACACACCCCTAAATTTGACCAACCAGTCAGTGCAGCCCGCCCCCTCAAAGTTCCAGCATGGCTCAGCAAGACTCTGCTGCCGAGATAGTACTCGGATGCCCCCTAGAGAATTTAATTACCCCGGAAATTGTTGTTGaactgaattttaccaaggtaaattgaaaagttctccaaaagttccagcggtggaaaagcccctattaataataacaatatatatatatatattttttaaacattacattttgacAAACACTTTATTAATAGATACATTATATACAGATGCTCTCTAATAGAAAAATGACTTTATTACAGTATACAGTGACAGTAGCAATAAGTCAGTTTTTCATTGCCTCAGTAACAAACTAGAAACAACTCCATCTGTTTCCCTGACATGGACATCAGTGAGACACCTGCAGCATGCTGAAACTGACATAAAGACTGGTTAGTCAAAGGGCTGTTTGATGTGTGCAGGTGTGTCACAGTTGACTTTGAGCTTCAGGTCGGTCCATGAGAGATTTGACCCAAGATGCACCGTTGATGAGTTTGGTTGTAGCTATAACATATTCCATCCCGCTGTCCTCCATTTGAGAAAGGAAACGGAGAGCTGCTATTTCGGCATATGTAACTCCTCCCAGGAAAAACACCAGCGTCGTCCTATTCTCCCCCTGCTGACCTGCAAGTTAGTGAAGATGTCATCTCACACGTTTCGTAATATACCAAACTGATTGTAGCTGTCTCTAAAAAGTCactccatcctttttttttaatccacagcTTTGAAATATACTAGTACGAAACTAAATGCACAAAATACCCTtaccagaattattattatttttaaataataatgataaaataataaagtattttattttaaatattttaatattaacagCATCCAATTAGCCATCAGTTTAGCAGAGACTCTTCTATTATCACCTTTCAAAATCTATTCCAACATGGGCAAGCAGAAGCAAGCTTGTGATTCTAATTTCACAGTTCTAATTAACATATTTCATAGCAAGTGTCATTCCCATCAGTGTTGCCACCTCCAACTGCCAATATGGCAGCACTGGTGGTGACTTGACAAATGCTGCGCTGTTATCTATTCCTCTCTTTAACACGCGTACACAAACAAAGACAAGTGCAAACTGACAAGAGGTAGGGTAACAATGCTGGCCAAGTGCAATCCATCTACTCATTCAGCTTTTGCCATGAATAAAGCCTTACTCTTATCTACATCTTGCAGGCGGACGAAGGCTATTGGAAAACCATGTTTGAATTGGCCCTTACGTTTTTTGTGGAGTCCAGCAGGCAGCTGCTGGCGCTCCTCAAAGTGTGGGCCTGGGAGCATCTTCAGCACCTCCTCGATGCTCCGCCAGCCTGGCCTGGCCAACACTTGGGTGAGTCGGATACTTAGTGGTGCGTAGCCACTGTATACGTATGAAATGTCATTGGGGTTCTGAGAGAAagatgggaagaaaaaaaaaacatcaaatgtgttcttgtcaaagttaaagcatgtAATCTCATGGCTATTCATACTTGTTCATTTGCATCCTCCATCCACAGTTTAAGGGTTTTTCTAATGGTAGGGTAATTATTCCTGGAGCTGGCCTGTGGCTTCAGAAGACCCCCTTTCTCTAGGTTGTTCAGTGTCAGGATGTGCTCATAGCCATACGtcttataaaagaaaaacatacatgtagatacaaatgaatgaatgtcacAAAAGAGGTTACTTCTAAAAGGAGTAAGACAATACATTACATTGTATTATGATGCACTAGAGGAAAAAGCACTGACATACACAATTACAGGAATACATTTCCGTTAGACCTATCACTTCCACGGAAATCTTAATTCCTCATTTCTTCAAAACATTTTGGACGATTGCACATTTAATACAGGGGTAACTCCATATTTCCATTGATTTTAACTTTAGCCAGGTGTCCCAACATGTTTGTCCATACAGTAGAACTTATCTGAGTAGTAAGATGATAacagattttttggggacatttttattaaattttttactcCTACCTGGATAATCTCTCGCTTGTAGTAGTCAAGGACCTTCTGTTTAAGGCCATTGTTACAGACAGACTGCATGCATACGAGACGCAGAATCTTGATGAGGGGATCTTTTTGGGCGATGCAGTCTTCAATGTACGTGTTTACCTGGATTGTAAAATGTCCAATATTAAAGTCACGTCAAACACACCATTTCTCAACAATCTTTCTGAAATTTCTTTTTTGACACCAAACCTGCACTACAAAAATATAACTGTTGAAATAAAAGATGCGTTCAAGAACTAAGTACCTTGTCTGTGTCAACCCCAGTCATGAACTCCTGCTCCACTGTTAGGTTATCAAAGAAAGCCTCGGATGCTGAAACAGACCCAGCCCAGTCAAACCAATGTTTCTTATAAATCAGGTGTGTAAAGAGAAGCACAGTAACGGATTGTTTACAGACTTGTGATGTCCATAATGAGTTCTGCAATTGATGTGTGGTTGGCCAGGGAGCTCCGTGCTGCCTGCATATGAGGCAACTGGGACACAAACTGCTTAATTTCACCCACTGTTTTAGCATTGTGACGTTCCTGTAAAATAAGACAACAAATATTGGCATATCTATAGTTCATCTGCAATACTAACATGATTAGAAAGCACTGGGGAGATTGTTAAGTTTTCTGATGGAAAAACGACTTCATCTTATCTCTTTACAATTGCCATCAACTCGCTAACCATATGGATTTTTCCTCAAGACCTTTGCGATAACATATTAGATTACTATCATATCTGATTGTAATTCAATTAGGATGTCAGAAAGGGATGACAACGTAGCATTTAAATAGATTTTGCAGCAAACACCTTTGCAAATTTCAGAGTGGATAAAATGACGGAGGGGTTTAAAGCCGAAGCAGGACCAACCTCAAAGGCAGCAGAAATAATTTTGGCCTTTTTACTGAGTGCTGCTCCAACAGCATTGAAGTTTTTGTCACGGATCTCAGCATAAAGTTCCTCTGCTGAGTTGAGCTGCAACTTCTTGGGCTCTGTCGGCAAATCTTTACTTGCTTCGCCCTGTTTTTTCTGGGCAAACTTCTCGGGTGGCAACTTGACGTAACCTACAAAAAATTGAAATAGGCCACTTAAACTAATGAGTAAGAAAAATTGAATTcatatgtttaaaatattattcTAACCATTATTGATTCCATAGACCTCATCAATGAGACCTTCATATGTGAGTTGCGTAGCCAGAGGAGTTAGCAGGTCCACATTACGGTCCAAGAGGAGCAGTGTGTCAAACACGGGCAGGATCTGATTCTGAATACCGGCAAACTCCCTCTTCATTCTCAGCATCATGTTGGCAACATGCTAATAGCAAccagaaaaacaaagacaataaaTACCAGTCAACACGCAATAACATGTGTTTTGCTGTTGAATTATTTCTGCTTTCAAATTACTCACCCGTGCACACTCTCCTTTCCCATAAATCTGTGGAATAGTACCATACAACGCCTGTAGCGTCATAAGACCCTTGGCTGTGTGGTAAAGGCTTGTTTGGTCATTTTCCAAGTAGCACTCCTGTAAGAGGAAGCAAAACATATTAATATCACACTCAAGACAAAAACATGACATCTTTTAGAATTGTTTAAcactacaaaataatttttccaCAATTGTCTGCGCATGATTGCAATTTCTAACTTGACCCAACATGCACTGAATGCAATTACGTGTACCTGAATTTGAGCTAAATCtgtgattatttttgaataGGTATTTAAACTACTTTCgcactattctagttaataatgtttagtatcacaaactatgtaAATTTGTGCCCATTCGGCATCTATTGCACCCTGATCAAcctggaagggggattaccacatttgtggtcccttctcaaggtttctcattttttgcctgttgttgttttttttccttccttgccctcttgtggttcgattaggggatgttgttgatatttgtcaactgtgggcatgtgaagccctttgagactcttgtgtgattaaaagggctatataaataaacttgacttgactataCTTTTATGATCTCATGTCTATAATTGTACAGTTTCATagcattttaaatatatgtttttaatcttTCCCTTGCACTgttcattctttattttatttatgtacttgtattttgtttttaaatgtctttacttcttcgtttttaaatacttttaatcCTGTGAAGCACACTGATTTACCTTGTGTTTAAAATGCATTATGTATTGCCTATTAAAATCTCTAGGTTTACCCTTGGTGGGAGAAGGTGCTTCAATTAAAGAGCAGCggggtgatttatttttatttcaaatgcaaAGATTAAACACACCCTGAAGGCACTTTCATATTCCATGGACAGGAGGTCACCGTCATAGGGAATCAGGTCCAGGATATACTCATCAATGTTAATGAAAGAGCCCAGCACACCCTGCTCCTTGAGCCTTTGTTCACACAGCATGCTCCGCCGGGTTACAAACAAGATGTGGAAGTCACGTGTCGAATGCAGCTTATCTTCACTGGCAACACAGAATACAACGCATGGGCAGTAAATAGCATGCATAAGGATGATGTTTAAGGACTTAAAATCCTGGACTGTCTTTAAAGGAGCAACTCAAATATTTATGTACGTTTTGACGCAAAACACATACCTGAATACATTCTCAGCAATAATATCCATGAGTTCTAGTCTGGGGCGGACAAAGAAGATGATGTTTTTGACGTCAGCAGAGGGGAGCCGACCACTCTTGAGGGTGAACATCTTTTCCACTTCATGTTCCTGTACCgaagaaaaacatgcatttatgaTACCAAAACATTAGGTAAAACTAATCACTTGGCTTTTGGCTTGTCCCATCAGAGATTGCCACCGTAAGTCATGGTGTTGGCAAATATATAGCACTTTTGACAGTTGATCAAAACTCTGCAATATTGTTTATGAGGTAGAAGaggcagattttttaaaatagaactctCTCAGTATTAACAAAAAACCTTACTAAGTTAGCAATATGAACACATGAAGAGTGCAGTTACCTTCAGTAAGGAGTATTGGGCTATTAGTCCAAAAGGTCCAGTCAGATATTCATCCCATACTATGGCCTACAGAGCAAGAGTACATGCAAAACATATCAGTACCCAGATCTGCAATCGTTAAATAACACCACCAGTATGTCAACGTTTGCCAGCTTTATTACATATTTGATAAGATAAGCCACTTCAATGCCACTCAATAGTAAAGCTAAAATAGACTACAAGTACTGTTTAGCAAGCTATATTGACATCCGCATTGCCCTCTCTCCACGACAAAGATTAGTTCCCTATTGTTCTTCCCTACATGTTAAATATTACCTTGCTTCCCGCACATTTGTCCAAGAACTCCCTTAGCTCTTTTCGTGCTGCTTctctcaaaatgtttaaattgacTCTCCCGTAAGATAAGTGGGAGGCCATTTTTCTTTAGCAGTTGCAGAGCAAATCAGGTGACTTACAGTGACCGGTCACATGACCAGCGATACACATACAGTACGACATAAACTCGTTTAAGACATGTACGACTTGTTTATAAAGCCTCAGACTTTGGGAACAAATAATCCGTCAAATTACTGCCAGTAAAAATCACTAACTGGCACGATAGCCCGATTTATTTAGGATGCAAAGGAACTCAGCCATGCACATGCGCACTGGGTAAACTGTGGTCAGAAACGAGCTTATCTACGTCTCAATTTATTGGGGATTTAAATGTcggtaaaatatttgtttggctAGCAATGTTGAAATTATAAGAAACAAATACATCGAGTACTGTCTTTAAGCGTGTCTTCCAAATGGACACTTAATCGGAAGCACCACTAGTTCCCTTCCTTATCTGAAGGCGTGGCATACAACAAATGGGTAGCAAAAGCGATGTCTCTAAAAATACAACCCGTAATTATGATGTTTGCTTTCCACAAAGCGAGTGTGTTTGAACTTTTGCGTGACTGCTCTACTCATCTGCCAGTGACAATTTCATTTGTGATTAAAACAAAACGGTCATTTTTGACACTTTAGCGCAATAAAGAAGTTGTCCGCTAGATGACGCAATTACCCCACTATAGATTCCCTCGAGTTGGTATAGTGGGGAAAAGCGAGGAATTTTCGAATcacaaatgtttgctgtatataACTCTTTAAAGAATATTGTCGACCAGattctatatttttatttgagaatacgttattattatttatctttaaatCAACGACGCGctaacaataaacattttattgtgtatatcacaaaattaaaatgtgtttgtgtggagTTGGGATAAaactacatttagaacaatacGTTCTGAGCGTGgatgtgaaataaaaaatgagaaatCTTGGAATTGTGCCCCAGTGCGCAGTTCCAGACACAATTCGATCAGGTTGTGACTGTCCACTTATGCATTAGTGTTATCACTTCACATCCAGGGGTTTCCTTCCCACTGAATCAAGGGCTTTCCATCCTCCACGCAGAATAGAAGGCGAGTTCCCACGCACACCGTAGAGATCTACTGTGCCTCTAGTCACGGACTACTCCTCCGGGTTGAATGTTAAATCCCAGGTTCCGGTGTGACATATGAAGCATGCGTATAGACTGACTCCCTCGCCAGATTCAAGACCTGCACACTAGTCATCTCCATCTCCATTCCCCGACAACTGACTGAGGAGAGCCTGCTCTGGATTCTCAGGTGTGTCTTTGCATCGCCGGAAgcatgaaaaaatattgaaattacgCATCCTCAAACTGAAGCCTCGGTGAGGGTCGCGCGTCCGGACAATGACTTGAATGGATGCAACCTTTCATTCACAAGAGAGGAGGGCCGATAATGATCTTTTACGAGAAGCGTCTTTTATTGTCTGCTTATTAATTTGATGAGGCAGATAGCCACTTAACATACTGAGTCATCTGAATGAAAAATGGCATTTTGTGCGGATCATTGTGCACGCATGATGGTCCTGTTAATTAACCTAAGGGAAGGACCAATTATGTGCATTGTCAtctaatttatttgttttagggGAAACAATTTCTTACATTATTCTGAAAACCAGGAGGTTTTAATAGAGCAAATTACAATTCATGACAACATACATTGGTGCTGAGTGTGAATTTAATTTGAAGATACATTAGACTGTATGCTGTGTTCTATTTTTACACCTTCTAAAATGCATTGTGAACATGACAAGCTGGCCGCCCTCATGCAGTGCTTGCTTCCTGGTTGCAGTCAGATCTGGAATAAGAGAACAGACCCTGGTAAGCCATGTAGGACATTGAGTGGTTGCGTGCCTTGGGCGTTGCTGCAGGGTTTTTAGGAGCTCGATGGAAAACCCCAACGAATCCCTTCAATTTCTGATGTGGACAGGGCACATGTGGACTCCAGCGGGGCCACTGAACAGGTGCTTGTGTCGCCtcattgttgtgttgttgtctcACTCTGCACCCACGAGTTACTACCATTGTCAAGTGCTGCTGGAGGGTGACAGAAGGAGCTGGTTCCACCATTTCCACCTCCTCCTATAGACTTGAAGCCCGGGGATTAAATGGgggaggggaggaaaaaaaacagaatattcCATGTGAGAAATATCTGCAGTTGCCTCCTCTCACATAAACACCTACAGTATATGATTGGACAATGATATGAATGCTTAGAccgcttttatttttacaggcTTGTCAGCATGGACAAAATGGTGCAAGGCAAGCAAAAGGCACGGAAGAACATAATATTAACATGTAGAGATGTGTGTTTAGggaaaagatgaaaaatatgGAGGAGTAAAGTAAGTGCTCTGCACGCTAACTGTATTATTTAGAACTGAGGGAATCAAGGCGACCGTATCCAGATTCCAATGTCTTTGGACTTGTCTTAACTATGAGCATGACACATTTGTGCTAGATTGGGTCATAAGTGATCCATTGACACGGTTTCTAAAACAGAGGCCCATTTAGCATTGCACAGGTATATGTACTGCCGTGATCATACACACTGGTGGTG is a window from the Vanacampus margaritifer isolate UIUO_Vmar chromosome 3, RoL_Vmar_1.0, whole genome shotgun sequence genome containing:
- the vps33a gene encoding vacuolar protein sorting-associated protein 33A, with translation MASHLSYGRVNLNILREAARKELREFLDKCAGSKAIVWDEYLTGPFGLIAQYSLLKEHEVEKMFTLKSGRLPSADVKNIIFFVRPRLELMDIIAENVFSEDKLHSTRDFHILFVTRRSMLCEQRLKEQGVLGSFINIDEYILDLIPYDGDLLSMEYESAFRECYLENDQTSLYHTAKGLMTLQALYGTIPQIYGKGECARHVANMMLRMKREFAGIQNQILPVFDTLLLLDRNVDLLTPLATQLTYEGLIDEVYGINNGYVKLPPEKFAQKKQGEASKDLPTEPKKLQLNSAEELYAEIRDKNFNAVGAALSKKAKIISAAFEERHNAKTVGEIKQFVSQLPHMQAARSSLANHTSIAELIMDITTSEAFFDNLTVEQEFMTGVDTDKVNTYIEDCIAQKDPLIKILRLVCMQSVCNNGLKQKVLDYYKREIIQTYGYEHILTLNNLEKGGLLKPQASSRNNYPTIRKTLKLWMEDANEQNPNDISYVYSGYAPLSIRLTQVLARPGWRSIEEVLKMLPGPHFEERQQLPAGLHKKRQQGENRTTLVFFLGGVTYAEIAALRFLSQMEDSGMEYVIATTKLINGASWVKSLMDRPEAQSQL